The following are from one region of the Acidobacteriota bacterium genome:
- a CDS encoding caspase family protein — protein MRNRIVLIVLSFFLSGHLVFANGPQKPGKQKPAPKTSTSPKDDKKAPSSTDAKPARAQSAKKAPVAVNQWALLVGVSQYPGQIQSLGFPRDDARAIKDLLVSDAGFPEDHIRLLTDDGAGDAKATKQNILAAVDYFAPRVQPGQEVIVFLAGHGIARGLGIQAKSYFLPVDVDAQSKESLERTAVDLEELARKLSELKASQFSIFIDACREDPFPGRGIKGNTMTDVMSRGLRITPSVSRPADSPQPTAIVFYACKVGERAFEDPQLKHGVFTYFILEGIRQVANRPDGRVEAGYLAKFLEENVKKWSADFQSRSKFAVEQTPTMVATEIRGSMVIVRLSQSAASPPSAPTIGTVVLATSPKDASLSLNGKVLGTAPLEKQLQPGEYTVRAESQGFQPTETKITVVPGYQQEFTITLKPTTSNASYEKGVQFEAQNLWPQAIGSYEQAVREDPTSVAAYERLATAYMAAARYRDAVDLLTGASEKLPDNAALIARRSRALSEWAVRDETQDASTNSRPSKAIKQKDAAKEALRSAELAAKKAPDLAVVNLALGYAYGLEERDRPKAISAFVRATTIATEDPEGYYGAGYTYRLMKQYPQAIPQLKKALELRPDYYEAHRELAYCYHAAGETDRAISEYNTASGYQGETNNSGEMAGNHLALSALYTEKGQQVGGPEGDAIGKAGKGHETEARGFDPTLKAALKILTASGVSYRMTAYLPSEVRGLINTGGVTVPGVPGGIKIPFGKKKKP, from the coding sequence ATGCGTAATCGAATCGTTCTCATCGTTCTGAGCTTTTTTTTGTCTGGGCATTTAGTTTTTGCGAATGGACCGCAGAAACCCGGCAAACAGAAGCCGGCGCCGAAGACATCCACATCGCCTAAGGATGACAAGAAGGCCCCCTCGTCAACGGATGCAAAACCGGCCCGGGCGCAGTCCGCCAAAAAGGCGCCCGTGGCCGTCAACCAGTGGGCTCTGCTGGTCGGAGTAAGCCAATATCCCGGGCAGATTCAGAGCCTGGGGTTCCCGCGCGACGATGCTCGCGCCATCAAAGACTTGCTGGTTAGCGATGCCGGTTTTCCCGAAGACCACATCCGACTCTTGACCGACGACGGCGCCGGAGACGCGAAGGCCACCAAGCAGAATATCCTGGCGGCCGTGGACTATTTTGCGCCGCGCGTGCAGCCGGGCCAGGAGGTGATCGTGTTCCTGGCTGGCCACGGCATCGCTCGCGGGCTGGGCATTCAGGCCAAGAGCTATTTCCTGCCGGTCGATGTCGATGCTCAGTCGAAGGAGTCGCTGGAGCGAACAGCCGTAGACCTTGAAGAACTTGCCCGCAAGCTTAGCGAATTGAAGGCGTCGCAGTTTTCCATCTTCATAGACGCGTGCCGCGAAGATCCATTCCCGGGTCGTGGCATCAAGGGAAACACAATGACCGATGTGATGAGCCGCGGTCTGCGCATTACGCCGAGCGTTTCCCGCCCTGCAGATTCCCCGCAGCCAACCGCGATTGTCTTCTACGCTTGCAAAGTCGGGGAACGCGCCTTCGAAGACCCTCAACTGAAACACGGTGTCTTCACCTATTTCATCCTGGAGGGAATCCGCCAGGTGGCGAACAGACCGGACGGCCGAGTTGAAGCAGGCTATCTGGCGAAGTTCCTTGAAGAGAACGTGAAAAAATGGAGCGCTGATTTCCAGAGCCGCTCGAAGTTTGCAGTCGAACAAACGCCTACGATGGTGGCGACCGAAATTCGCGGTTCGATGGTTATCGTGCGTCTGTCTCAGTCTGCCGCCAGTCCACCGTCGGCGCCAACGATTGGCACCGTAGTCCTTGCGACGTCTCCCAAAGATGCCAGCTTGAGTTTGAACGGTAAGGTCCTGGGCACCGCGCCGCTCGAAAAACAGCTTCAGCCGGGCGAATACACCGTGCGTGCCGAGTCGCAGGGCTTTCAACCAACCGAAACAAAAATCACCGTTGTACCCGGCTACCAGCAGGAGTTCACGATTACCTTGAAGCCCACGACCAGTAATGCGAGCTATGAAAAGGGAGTCCAGTTCGAAGCTCAAAATCTATGGCCCCAGGCCATCGGGTCCTACGAGCAAGCGGTTCGCGAAGATCCCACTTCGGTAGCCGCCTATGAGCGGCTGGCGACCGCATATATGGCGGCTGCGCGGTATCGCGATGCGGTCGATTTGCTCACCGGGGCTTCGGAAAAACTTCCTGACAATGCCGCGCTGATTGCGCGCCGCTCGCGCGCACTAAGCGAGTGGGCCGTTCGGGACGAAACCCAGGACGCCTCCACCAATTCGCGGCCGAGTAAGGCGATCAAACAGAAGGACGCTGCCAAAGAAGCGCTGCGATCGGCAGAGCTCGCCGCGAAGAAAGCGCCTGACCTTGCGGTTGTCAATCTCGCGCTCGGCTATGCGTACGGTCTCGAAGAGCGCGACCGGCCAAAAGCTATCTCGGCGTTTGTGCGCGCGACGACGATTGCGACCGAAGACCCGGAAGGCTACTACGGGGCCGGCTACACCTATCGCCTGATGAAGCAGTACCCGCAGGCGATACCGCAGTTGAAGAAGGCGCTCGAGCTGCGCCCCGACTACTACGAAGCGCATCGGGAGCTGGCTTATTGTTATCACGCGGCAGGCGAAACTGATCGCGCCATAAGTGAATACAACACAGCAAGCGGCTATCAAGGTGAGACCAACAATTCCGGCGAGATGGCTGGCAATCACCTTGCCCTCTCAGCGTTGTACACCGAGAAGGGGCAACAGGTGGGCGGTCCTGAGGGCGACGCCATCGGCAAAGCTGGCAAGGGGCATGAAACCGAAGCGCGGGGATTCGACCCGACGCTAAAGGCAGCTCTGAAGATTCTCACTGCCAGCGGGGTCTCGTATCGGATGACGGCCTACTTGCCTTCCGAGGTGCGGGGATTGATAAACACAGGCGGCGTGACTGTACCCGGCGTACCGGGCGGGATAAAAATACCGTTTGGGAAGAAGAAGAAGCCTTGA
- a CDS encoding nucleotidyltransferase family protein produces the protein MISAVLLAAGESRRMGEFKQLLELRNKSFVEHCVDNLLASRVGEVIVVTGHRESEVRRAIGDRRVKFAHNPEYQSGMASSIIRGVEAVSLTARAFVLALVDQPWIDASVINRIIETYEKAQTLIVIPAYEGKNGHPILLDISLKEEILKMDPARGLRQVVGAHPREIARVEASDRGVLEDCDLPEDYERILKL, from the coding sequence ATGATTTCAGCAGTGCTTCTGGCAGCGGGTGAGTCGCGGCGGATGGGGGAGTTCAAACAGTTGCTGGAGTTGCGCAATAAGAGCTTCGTCGAGCATTGCGTGGACAACCTTCTGGCATCTCGCGTCGGCGAAGTGATCGTTGTGACCGGTCATCGCGAATCCGAAGTCCGGCGCGCGATCGGTGATCGTCGAGTGAAATTCGCGCACAACCCCGAGTATCAGTCGGGAATGGCTTCGTCAATCATCCGCGGTGTCGAGGCGGTCTCTCTGACAGCGCGAGCTTTCGTGCTCGCGCTCGTTGACCAGCCCTGGATCGACGCCAGTGTGATCAACCGGATCATCGAAACCTACGAAAAGGCACAGACACTAATAGTGATTCCGGCATACGAAGGAAAAAACGGTCACCCGATCCTTCTGGACATCAGCCTCAAAGAAGAGATTCTTAAAATGGATCCGGCGCGCGGTCTTCGCCAGGTGGTTGGCGCGCATCCGCGCGAGATCGCGCGCGTCGAAGCTTCTGACCGCGGGGTGCTGGAAGACTGCGACTTGCCCGAGGACTACGAGCGGATATTGAAACTATGA
- a CDS encoding redoxin domain-containing protein produces the protein MFTRSRAITAAIAIIFCAAVTASAQQDFGFSTSDGQSVTLSSMRGNVAVLLFSGVQDPQRREGLKALEALADRFQGKEVKFFWVSINPATELTNDQLKSMAGASGSVRVLRDTNQAAFKRFSGKIAQLPTIVVLDPQGNPFGQPRGGFNPNSDFINDLASIIDRLLQRK, from the coding sequence ATGTTTACCCGATCGAGAGCAATAACCGCTGCCATCGCCATCATATTTTGCGCGGCAGTCACGGCGAGCGCGCAGCAGGACTTCGGTTTTTCGACATCCGATGGACAGTCCGTCACTCTTTCGAGCATGCGCGGCAACGTTGCCGTGCTCCTGTTTAGCGGCGTACAGGATCCGCAGCGCCGCGAAGGACTCAAGGCGCTCGAGGCGCTGGCCGACCGATTCCAAGGCAAAGAAGTAAAGTTCTTCTGGGTGAGCATCAACCCGGCCACCGAACTGACTAATGATCAGCTCAAGAGTATGGCAGGCGCTTCAGGCTCGGTCCGCGTGTTGCGCGACACGAATCAAGCTGCGTTCAAGCGCTTCAGCGGTAAAATCGCACAGCTTCCTACCATCGTGGTTCTGGACCCTCAGGGTAATCCGTTTGGGCAGCCGCGCGGCGGATTCAATCCGAATTCTGACTTCATCAACGACCTCGCTTCGATAATCGACCGCCTGCTCCAGCGTAAGTAG
- a CDS encoding SOS response-associated peptidase has translation MCGRFVRKRSSSLMAKDFSVEEITDDLQPSFNIAPTQNVAVVLRDGAIRLVAMRWGLVPSWATDLAIGSRLINARAETLMEKSAFKDAFRRRRCLVVADGFYEWQKRGGAKTPVFIHLEPERSFGFAGLYEVWTPPFGERLVTCTIITAEPNDLVRPIHDRMPVILPSGVEGLWLDPEVEDPRRLLDLLQPYPADEMAAHTVSSLVNSVKNDSPECIEPAPDTSEPLLF, from the coding sequence ATGTGCGGTCGATTCGTCAGGAAAAGATCCTCTTCATTGATGGCAAAGGATTTCAGCGTCGAAGAAATCACTGACGATCTCCAGCCCAGTTTCAACATAGCGCCGACGCAGAATGTCGCGGTCGTTTTGAGAGATGGAGCTATCCGGCTGGTCGCGATGCGTTGGGGGCTAGTGCCTTCATGGGCGACGGACCTGGCGATTGGCAGCAGGCTCATCAACGCACGCGCGGAGACGTTGATGGAGAAATCAGCTTTCAAGGACGCGTTCAGGAGACGCCGATGTCTGGTCGTGGCGGATGGTTTCTATGAGTGGCAGAAGCGGGGCGGCGCGAAGACTCCGGTATTCATTCACCTCGAGCCGGAGCGCTCGTTCGGCTTCGCCGGCCTCTATGAAGTCTGGACGCCGCCTTTTGGGGAGCGGCTCGTTACGTGCACGATAATCACAGCAGAGCCGAACGATTTGGTGCGTCCGATCCACGATCGTATGCCGGTAATTTTGCCCAGCGGTGTCGAAGGTCTCTGGCTCGACCCCGAGGTGGAAGACCCCAGGCGGTTGCTCGATCTGCTGCAGCCCTATCCGGCCGATGAGATGGCCGCGCACACGGTTTCGAGTCTCGTAAACTCGGTCAAAAACGATTCGCCGGAATGTATTGAGCCGGCGCCAGACACGAGCGAGCCGCTGCTGTTTTGA
- a CDS encoding M20 family metallopeptidase → MKANRPGPAVLSYFEAHRSEMLEFSRWLVEQESMSREASATRRIAENLGESLASKGAAVELLNDPAYGSTLRARFDCAPDASPNEKQLLIVGHLDTVWPIGTLAARPFRVEEDRAFGPGIFDMKSGVMLAVFAMRAIKELSIATRRCVTMLMTCDEETGSHFSRDVIEEEARRTHAALVLEPPIPGGTIKTGRKGVGEFELIIRGRPAHAGNDPRAGISAITELAHQILAINKLNDYERGTTLNVGVARGGVLSNVIAAEAHASIDMRFQTVTEGERITEAMSRLQPVIDGARIEVRGGINRPPLVRTPETAELFEHARRLASEIGYDLKEGSVGGGSDGNFIAALGVPVLDGLGVDGAGAHAEHEHIIISDIPRRASLLTRLIETI, encoded by the coding sequence ATGAAAGCGAACAGGCCCGGCCCAGCGGTTCTGTCTTACTTCGAAGCCCATCGCTCGGAGATGCTCGAGTTCAGCCGCTGGCTCGTAGAACAAGAATCAATGTCTCGCGAAGCCAGCGCTACGCGACGGATAGCGGAGAACCTCGGCGAAAGTCTGGCTTCGAAGGGAGCGGCAGTCGAGTTGCTCAATGATCCCGCCTACGGTTCCACGCTCCGCGCGCGGTTCGATTGCGCGCCTGACGCATCGCCAAACGAGAAGCAGCTTCTGATCGTCGGACATCTCGATACCGTGTGGCCCATCGGAACGCTCGCCGCGCGGCCTTTCAGAGTTGAAGAAGACCGCGCATTCGGGCCGGGCATATTCGATATGAAATCCGGAGTTATGCTTGCTGTTTTCGCGATGCGGGCAATCAAAGAGTTGAGCATTGCCACCAGACGATGCGTGACTATGCTGATGACTTGCGATGAAGAAACCGGTAGTCATTTTTCGCGCGACGTGATTGAAGAAGAAGCGCGCCGCACACACGCCGCGCTTGTGCTGGAGCCGCCCATACCGGGCGGGACGATCAAGACCGGACGCAAAGGGGTCGGCGAGTTCGAACTGATTATTCGCGGAAGGCCGGCTCACGCGGGCAACGATCCTCGGGCAGGTATCAGCGCGATAACAGAACTCGCGCATCAAATCCTCGCTATCAACAAGCTGAACGATTACGAGCGGGGCACGACGCTCAACGTAGGCGTGGCGCGCGGCGGCGTCCTTTCAAACGTGATCGCAGCCGAGGCTCACGCTTCCATCGATATGCGATTTCAAACCGTCACAGAGGGTGAACGCATAACCGAAGCGATGTCCCGTCTCCAGCCGGTGATCGACGGCGCTCGCATCGAAGTGCGCGGCGGGATAAATCGTCCGCCGCTTGTTCGGACACCTGAGACAGCGGAGCTGTTCGAACACGCCCGGCGGTTGGCTTCCGAGATTGGCTACGATCTGAAAGAGGGCTCGGTCGGCGGCGGATCGGACGGAAACTTTATCGCAGCGTTGGGCGTGCCGGTGCTGGATGGGCTCGGAGTCGATGGGGCAGGCGCGCACGCCGAGCACGAGCACATAATCATCAGCGACATTCCCCGCCGCGCATCGCTGCTCACTCGGTTGATTGAAACGATTTGA
- a CDS encoding polymer-forming cytoskeletal protein: MKGFKGNADDSGQGRISRGVEVSGDVSFADALQVDGKVNGKLASESGTLVIEQTGEVEADIDVGVCVIRGAVRGNVNARSRVEIYKTARVQGDVSTPVLLVEEGAILSGAVTMGKEAARLPEKISVEANDQLHKSKGAS; the protein is encoded by the coding sequence ATGAAAGGGTTCAAAGGTAACGCTGACGACTCAGGCCAGGGTAGGATAAGCCGAGGGGTCGAAGTGTCTGGAGACGTCTCCTTTGCAGACGCGCTGCAGGTGGACGGCAAAGTCAACGGCAAGCTGGCCTCGGAAAGCGGCACTCTCGTCATCGAGCAAACCGGCGAGGTCGAGGCTGATATCGACGTCGGCGTTTGTGTGATTCGAGGCGCCGTTCGCGGAAACGTCAACGCCCGGTCCAGAGTTGAGATCTACAAGACCGCGCGCGTCCAGGGTGACGTAAGCACTCCGGTCCTGCTTGTAGAAGAGGGCGCAATTTTGAGCGGCGCTGTAACGATGGGCAAAGAAGCGGCGCGATTGCCCGAGAAGATCAGCGTCGAAGCGAACGACCAGTTGCATAAGAGCAAGGGTGCGTCCTAA
- a CDS encoding glycosyltransferase family 39 protein translates to MRELFFALSHYFAVVLLAFCAYVFGRRLTLGVRYHSPLEQMSFSIALGLGVLAYVVFTLGLCGLLNPAMLISLLLIGLLICRRVWWGWLSRLRDVQSGVDRTNKRQALSVALVLFILLILFLPLVILPLYPPTAWDATMYHLAYAKIYVQNHQLVLTPYLRFPVSPQNNEMLFTLALLVQDDVLAQLVEFLMMAVLVAAMIAFGWRFFSRRAGLWAGAILLQSPLVMWLGTVAYVELGLMLFVMMTVYALWNFLESRQQHWLILAGAFCGLAMGTKYTGLFFLLVLTVVALFAGWKRRNLRQSLRPLVLAIVIFAPWVVRNFYYTKNPLFPFFYDVFGRAFGYELWEPEDFREMHRAIYSRLGVGKDMKPLILLPWNLLAHWRSFGALISPLCLFAPHLLFIFGIARKRTRGLLTIGVGFTLYWFFAVQDPRHLMPALPLLSLATAASFDSLLLRWPSSQRWTSHKLATILGALLLFAPGWGWTLLRLPARGLLPVSAQQRDAYLTRELPSYPAYKLLNCLKGRDYRLYALRDERMAYFADGVFMGDYFGPAKYTRILDHMDDSQRLYDELRSLKADYFLVRNDLARVTLPHDAFFQSRFKLVYEQAGILLFELTPVTARSFQSTE, encoded by the coding sequence ATGCGAGAACTATTCTTTGCGCTCTCACACTATTTTGCCGTCGTTCTGCTTGCCTTTTGCGCGTACGTTTTCGGGCGTCGGCTGACGCTCGGTGTTCGCTACCACTCTCCTCTTGAACAGATGAGCTTTTCCATAGCGCTGGGCTTAGGAGTGCTTGCGTATGTGGTCTTCACTCTTGGCCTCTGCGGATTATTGAATCCCGCGATGCTGATAAGTCTGCTCCTGATCGGTTTATTGATCTGCCGTCGCGTCTGGTGGGGCTGGCTCAGCCGGTTGCGCGACGTTCAGAGTGGCGTCGATAGAACGAACAAACGGCAAGCGCTTTCTGTTGCCCTTGTCCTTTTTATCCTGCTTATCCTGTTTCTGCCACTTGTGATCCTTCCGCTCTACCCGCCGACGGCCTGGGACGCTACTATGTATCACCTCGCTTACGCAAAAATTTACGTTCAAAACCATCAGCTTGTGCTTACGCCCTACTTGCGTTTTCCGGTCTCTCCTCAAAACAACGAGATGCTATTCACGCTCGCGCTGCTGGTGCAGGACGACGTCTTGGCGCAGCTAGTTGAATTCTTGATGATGGCGGTGCTAGTCGCGGCGATGATTGCTTTCGGTTGGCGTTTCTTTTCGCGGCGCGCCGGATTGTGGGCGGGGGCAATACTGCTCCAGAGCCCTCTCGTGATGTGGTTGGGAACGGTCGCCTATGTTGAACTGGGGTTGATGCTGTTCGTGATGATGACAGTTTATGCTCTATGGAATTTTCTTGAGTCACGGCAGCAGCATTGGTTGATTCTGGCAGGAGCTTTCTGCGGGCTTGCCATGGGCACGAAATACACGGGGTTGTTTTTCCTGCTTGTTCTGACGGTGGTCGCTTTGTTTGCTGGCTGGAAGCGGCGCAATCTTCGGCAGTCACTGCGGCCTCTTGTGCTGGCCATTGTGATATTTGCGCCCTGGGTTGTGCGCAATTTCTACTATACCAAGAACCCTTTATTTCCTTTCTTCTACGATGTGTTTGGCCGTGCCTTTGGGTACGAGCTGTGGGAGCCTGAAGATTTTCGAGAGATGCATCGAGCTATATATTCGCGGCTTGGCGTTGGAAAAGACATGAAGCCGCTGATTCTGCTTCCCTGGAATCTTCTGGCTCATTGGAGAAGCTTCGGCGCATTGATTTCTCCGCTCTGTTTGTTTGCGCCTCACCTGCTATTCATTTTCGGGATTGCCCGGAAGAGAACCAGAGGGCTACTGACTATCGGAGTCGGTTTCACGCTCTACTGGTTTTTTGCCGTCCAGGATCCCCGGCACCTCATGCCTGCCCTGCCGTTGCTCAGCCTGGCGACAGCGGCAAGCTTTGACTCTTTATTGCTGCGATGGCCGTCTTCTCAACGATGGACCAGCCATAAGCTCGCAACGATTCTTGGAGCGCTATTGTTGTTTGCGCCGGGTTGGGGGTGGACGCTGCTGAGGCTACCCGCGCGGGGCCTGCTGCCCGTCTCGGCGCAGCAGCGAGACGCTTATTTGACCCGAGAGCTGCCCTCGTATCCCGCGTACAAATTGCTCAACTGTCTGAAGGGGCGCGATTATAGGCTCTATGCACTACGTGATGAGCGCATGGCGTACTTTGCCGATGGAGTGTTTATGGGCGACTATTTCGGGCCGGCAAAGTACACTCGCATCCTGGACCACATGGATGACAGCCAACGACTCTACGATGAACTGAGAAGTCTGAAGGCTGACTACTTTCTAGTCAGAAACGATCTCGCAAGAGTTACCCTTCCACACGATGCGTTCTTTCAAAGCAGGTTTAAGCTCGTCTATGAGCAGGCCGGAATATTACTGTTCGAATTAACACCGGTGACTGCTAGATCGTTTCAATCAACCGAGTGA
- a CDS encoding winged helix-turn-helix domain-containing protein, with product MGEHSQYFYEFGRFRIRTGDRVLLRDQEIVPLTPKVFDILLALVESSGQVISKDGLMKKVWPDSFVEEGNLTQNISLLRKALGEGQNGHQYIETVARRGYRFVSPVRQSRDSEFDSRDMASAGMAVVEAEAVVTSETGTASVSRNAAVQNVIGSLKRHRALALVSLLALAAAAAGIVYSTRGGKAVDGASSIIESIAVLPFVNEAADTDAEYFSDEITESLINNLSQLPKLRVVPRSVVLNYRGRETDPRKIARELNVRAVLTGRVHRRGDTLSIQVDLIDVANVSQMWGQHYDRRVSDILLVQEDISRDIFENLRLKLSVEEQKQLEAFSLYLKGRNYWNKRTEDGLLQGIEYFRKAIEVDQNYAPAYAGLADCYNMLVVYGINQPKEAFPKAKEAATRALSIDGTLAEARTSLAFIKHRWDWAGADAEAEFQLAIKSKPTYAPAHQWYSSYLVAMGRFDEAIAEARRAEELEPLSFISNSHLGWILYLAGRYDEAIGHCKRLLDVDPNFFPARRYLGLAYEQKGMNAQAIAQFEQGVKLSGSPLMISLLGHAYAVSGRKPEARRILAELDQQKQRYVSPYTIAAIYAGLGEKDKAFKWLEKAFDDRDIWLMNLKVDPVLNNLRLDKRFTDLLQRMGLAG from the coding sequence ATGGGCGAGCATTCGCAATACTTCTATGAGTTTGGCCGCTTCCGAATCAGGACCGGCGACCGGGTTCTGCTCCGCGACCAGGAGATCGTCCCGCTCACGCCAAAGGTCTTCGACATACTGCTCGCGCTCGTTGAAAGCAGCGGCCAGGTGATTTCAAAGGACGGCCTCATGAAGAAGGTGTGGCCTGATAGCTTCGTGGAGGAAGGAAATCTCACCCAGAACATATCGCTTTTGAGGAAGGCCCTGGGCGAAGGCCAAAACGGGCATCAATACATCGAAACGGTCGCGCGGCGAGGCTACAGATTTGTTTCGCCTGTCCGCCAGTCACGGGACAGCGAATTTGATTCTCGCGACATGGCAAGCGCGGGTATGGCAGTTGTCGAAGCTGAAGCGGTGGTGACCTCTGAAACCGGGACTGCCAGCGTGTCCCGTAACGCGGCCGTTCAGAATGTGATCGGCAGCCTAAAGCGTCACCGTGCGCTTGCGCTGGTGTCCCTGCTGGCGCTGGCCGCGGCCGCGGCCGGAATCGTCTACTCCACGCGAGGCGGCAAGGCGGTCGACGGCGCCAGCAGCATAATAGAATCAATAGCGGTTCTACCCTTCGTCAACGAAGCTGCCGATACCGATGCTGAATACTTCAGCGACGAAATCACTGAGAGTCTCATAAACAATCTCTCGCAACTGCCCAAGCTGCGAGTCGTGCCGCGCAGTGTTGTGCTCAATTACCGGGGCCGTGAAACTGATCCTCGAAAGATCGCCCGTGAGCTGAACGTTCGCGCGGTGCTCACCGGCAGAGTCCATCGGCGCGGAGACACGTTAAGCATCCAGGTGGACTTGATTGACGTTGCGAATGTGTCGCAGATGTGGGGCCAGCATTATGACCGCAGGGTGTCAGACATCCTTCTCGTGCAGGAAGACATTTCGCGGGACATCTTCGAAAATCTCCGACTCAAGCTCAGCGTCGAAGAGCAGAAACAACTGGAGGCATTCAGCCTTTATTTGAAAGGCCGCAATTATTGGAACAAGCGAACTGAAGACGGTCTGCTGCAAGGCATTGAATACTTCCGAAAAGCGATCGAGGTCGACCAGAATTATGCGCCTGCCTATGCGGGGCTCGCGGACTGCTACAACATGCTGGTGGTGTACGGGATCAACCAGCCTAAAGAAGCATTCCCTAAAGCAAAAGAAGCAGCGACAAGAGCATTGAGTATCGATGGCACGCTTGCAGAGGCTCGCACTTCGCTTGCTTTCATCAAACACCGCTGGGACTGGGCGGGTGCGGATGCCGAAGCAGAGTTCCAGCTTGCGATCAAGTCCAAACCTACTTACGCGCCGGCTCATCAATGGTACAGCTCGTACCTGGTCGCGATGGGGCGTTTTGATGAAGCGATCGCTGAGGCCAGGCGGGCGGAGGAACTCGAGCCGCTCTCATTCATCAGCAACTCGCATCTGGGTTGGATTCTTTATCTCGCGGGCCGCTACGACGAGGCAATCGGGCATTGCAAGAGATTGCTCGATGTTGATCCGAATTTTTTCCCGGCGCGGCGATACCTTGGACTGGCTTACGAGCAAAAGGGTATGAACGCGCAAGCTATCGCTCAGTTTGAGCAAGGCGTGAAGTTGTCCGGCAGTCCGCTGATGATCTCGCTGCTGGGACACGCTTATGCCGTGTCAGGCAGAAAGCCGGAAGCGCGGCGGATATTGGCGGAGTTGGATCAGCAGAAGCAACGTTACGTTTCCCCATACACCATTGCGGCCATCTATGCGGGACTTGGCGAGAAGGATAAGGCGTTCAAATGGCTGGAGAAAGCATTTGACGATAGGGACATCTGGTTGATGAATCTCAAGGTTGACCCGGTGCTCAACAATCTTCGGTTAGATAAAAGATTCACGGATCTTCTACAGCGCATGGGGCTTGCGGGATAG
- a CDS encoding S8 family serine peptidase, translating to MPPLDLVKLSAVMELTSGRAETTVALIDGPVAMDHPDLASENIRALPGKLNAACALANSAACMHGTFVAGILSAKRGAAAPAICPGCTLLVRPIFAEIQSTNGPMPSATPEELATAIIDCIEAGARVINLSAALAQPSSKGGRRLDEALDHAAKRGVIVVAAAGNQGAVGSSAVTRHPWVIPVVACDLHGRPISYSNLGSSIGRRGLSAPGDGIISLAADGKQRSFGGTSAAAPFVTGAIALLWSEFPGATAGEVKIAVTRPYVSRRTTVVPPLLDAWSAYQIIATTHYARRRVS from the coding sequence ATGCCTCCTTTGGATCTCGTCAAGCTTTCGGCTGTGATGGAATTGACCAGCGGCCGAGCTGAAACCACGGTTGCTTTGATTGATGGACCAGTGGCTATGGACCATCCTGATTTGGCGAGTGAAAACATCCGTGCGCTGCCTGGAAAACTCAACGCTGCGTGCGCTTTAGCTAACAGCGCCGCCTGTATGCATGGAACATTCGTGGCGGGCATCCTGAGCGCGAAGAGGGGTGCCGCGGCCCCGGCAATCTGCCCAGGCTGCACCCTGCTAGTGCGACCCATTTTTGCAGAGATCCAATCAACAAACGGACCGATGCCCAGCGCGACTCCGGAAGAACTCGCAACAGCGATCATTGATTGCATCGAAGCGGGCGCTCGCGTCATCAACTTGAGCGCCGCCCTCGCGCAACCATCCTCTAAAGGTGGGCGCCGTCTAGATGAGGCTCTTGATCATGCAGCAAAGCGCGGCGTTATCGTTGTTGCGGCAGCCGGGAATCAGGGAGCCGTCGGCAGTTCCGCGGTCACGCGCCATCCGTGGGTCATTCCGGTTGTTGCTTGTGACCTTCACGGTAGACCGATCAGTTACTCGAACCTGGGGAGTTCCATCGGGAGACGGGGTCTGAGCGCGCCCGGTGACGGCATCATCAGCCTCGCAGCCGATGGTAAACAACGCAGTTTCGGAGGAACGAGCGCAGCGGCGCCATTTGTGACTGGCGCCATAGCATTGTTGTGGTCAGAGTTTCCAGGAGCGACCGCGGGGGAGGTGAAGATCGCCGTGACACGACCCTACGTATCGCGGCGCACCACCGTTGTCCCGCCTCTGCTGGATGCCTGGTCGGCATACCAAATCATCGCGACAACCCATTACGCTCGCAGGCGAGTGTCATGA